The Candidatus Eisenbacteria bacterium DNA segment CTGCTGATCGCCACACCGACGCTGGTCTTCTTCGGCTGGCTCTCCGACAAGATCGGGCGCAAGCCGATCATCCTGGCGGGGCTCTTGCTCGCCGCCATCACCTACTACCCCCTCTACCTGGCACTCGGCCGCCATGCGAACCCGGACGCGATCGATTACCCGATGGCGATCCTCATCGTCGCGACACTCGTTGCCTACGTGGGCATGGTGTACGGACCGATCGGAGCGTTTCTCGCCGAGTACTTCCCCGCGCGCATCCGCTACACGTCGGTTTCGGTGCCGTACCACATCGGCAATGGCTGGGGCGGCGGGCTGGTGCCGTTCATCACCACCTCGGCGTACTTGTCGAGCGGGAGCCTTCTGTCCGCGCTGGCCTATCCGATCATCGTGCCGGCGGTGACGTTTCTTCTCGGCTTGTTCCTGATGCCTGAGACGCGATCCAGGAGCATCTGGACCGACGACTCGACGGGCGAGGCCCGCTGACACCTTCTACTGGCGAAGAATGAGCAGCTTCTGCGTCGCGCTCAACTCCGCGATCGATAGTCGTACGAAGTAGAGTCCTGCAGAGACCGGCGCGCCCCGCGCGTCACGCGCATCCCATGACAGCGAGCGCCGTCCCGGGGCCGTCCATCCCTCCGTGAGCACGCGCACGCAGCGTCCCTGGGCGTCGTACACGCGAAGCGCGACGTTTCCGCCGCGGGGCAGGTCGTAGCGAATCGTGGCTCCGGCGCGCGTGGGATTGGGACGGATCGCATGGAGCGCGAACTCGAGCGGAGAC contains these protein-coding regions:
- a CDS encoding MFS transporter; translation: VIGEGCVWYSSQFWALYFLQTVKKVDVLASSLIVGGALLIATPTLVFFGWLSDKIGRKPIILAGLLLAAITYYPLYLALGRHANPDAIDYPMAILIVATLVAYVGMVYGPIGAFLAEYFPARIRYTSVSVPYHIGNGWGGGLVPFITTSAYLSSGSLLSALAYPIIVPAVTFLLGLFLMPETRSRSIWTDDSTGEAR
- a CDS encoding FlgD immunoglobulin-like domain containing protein — its product is GTAAVVVSSGDVDGDGREDVCDNCIGIANANQEDDDLDGLGNVCEGVLAVGDDSSPLEFALHAIRPNPTRAGATIRYDLPRGGNVALRVYDAQGRCVRVLTEGWTAPGRRSLSWDARDARGAPVSAGLYFVRLSIAELSATQKLLILRQ